CGCAGGGGAGACACCGACGGGGTCGTCGTCCGGGTGGTCGAGCGGATCCTCGTCTACATAGTCGTCGTCGTGGGCTGCCTGTACACCCTGACGGCGCTACGGGTGCAGATCGGCCCGCTGCTCGGCGCCCTGGGGATAGGTGGCATCGCGCTCGCGTTTGCCCTGCAGGACACCCTGCAGAACCTGGTGGCCGGCGTCATCCTCCAGGCGCGCCGGCCGTTCCGGCGGGGGGATCAGGTCCATATCGACAAGTACGAGGGCATCATCGAGGACGTCGACCTGCGCAACGTGTCACTCGTGACGTTCGACGGGCTCAATGTCTTCCTGCCCAACAAGACCGTCCTCGAGAATCCGATCGTGAACTACACCAGGACACCGACGCGGCGCACGCAGTTGGACGTCGGTGTCGCGTACGGGACCGACCTGTCCCGGGCCCAGCAGGTGCTGGTCGAGGCGGCCCTGGGGACTACCGGCATCGAGCCGTCTCCCGCTCCGACCGCCTGGGTCAGGGAGTTCGGGGAGTCCTCGGTCAACTTTGTCCTGCTGTTCTGGCACGCGGTGGACCGGACCGGGGTGTGGCAGGCCCGGAGCAACGTGGCCACGACGGTCCAGACCGCCCTAGCCGAGGCCGGCATCGCCATCCCGTTCCCCCACCAGATCGTGCACCTGCAGCCCGAAGGACCGGCGGCCCGGCCCGAGCGGTCAGCAGACAACGGAGACAAGGCCAGGGTGTAGGGAACCGGTTGGGTTTCCGGCTCGGGAGGCGTAGCTTCCGGGCATGTCAGACGCAGCCGAGATCTTCCCCACGGCACAGCTCAATCAGGTCCTGAGCGAGGTTCTCGACGTCGTCCAGGACGTGAAGCAGGCTCACCGGAAGGTTCCAGAAGCAGGCGCCCTTCACGCCGAGCTCGACCGGCTGTTCGTCGACCTGAAGACGTGGGCCGAGCTCCTCGTCGAGGAGGATCGGGTTCTCGGCGTCTCTCCACTGAGTGAGCTTCCGACGGCGGCAGGCCGAGTGCCGGTGAACCTCTGGGCCGGATCCCCGACCGACGCGGACGTCCGCCGGGTCGTGGGGGACCACCTCGACCGCCTGCAAGTCCACCTGGAGAGGGCAACCGCCGCCGCGCCCGACCCGGGCGCCACGACCGTCCTGATGTCGATCCGGGCGGGCCTGGAGCCCCACCTCGACGCCATGCGGACTTGAGGTTCGCCGTCAGGTGGCGCCAATGAGGCGCCAACCGGCCGGGCCTCGCCGGGAGCGATCGGTCCGGTCCTACCTGCTCCGGACGCGCCTGCTCGCGTTGCTGGCCCTCGCCGCCCTGGTCGCGGGCGTGGTATCGAACTTCACGAGCGGGACCTTCTGGGAGCGCCACGCCCTGCTGGCGGGCATGGTGGCCAGCGTGATCGTGGTGATGCTGTCGGTGGGTGTGATCAACGAGATCGTCGAACGCAGACGACGGCAGCGGTGGAGCGTCCTGGCCCAGTACGTGATGCTCGAGCTGGTGCGCAACGCCCGGATGATCTGGTCCGGCGTCCTGGAGGTGGCGGCCCTGCTGCCGGACGAGGCCGGGCCGGAGGATCGTGTCGGTGCCGGACAGGAGATCGTGCGGGACACCCCGCGGTTGACCGCCGCTCTGCTCGAGGTGACCGGTGACCGGGAGCGGCGCGCCCGCCTCCATGCCGAGATCACCTTGCTGGCCGAACACTCGAACGAGGTGCTGAGCCGCTGGGCGGCGGTGATGCTCGGTACGGATGTGTACGCGGAAGTCATCGATCGTCATGTCGAGCTCGCAGGTGACATGGCGTGGATCGGTGATGTTCTCGACAACTCCCAACCCTCCGACGACGGTCGCAGGCAGCGCCGGGCCAGGAGCAACCCGGCGACGCAGATCTGGCGCGACCTGGGTGGGCAGTGGCTCGCCGACCGGATAGTGGTGATCGTTCAGCTGGCCGCGGCGCTGGACCGGGGCACTCTCGACCTGGCCCTCGAGATCGTGCCCGTGCAGTGGTGGGAGTCCCGACTCGCCACCGCCGGGCCCGGAAGCGCCGGCTCATCGCCAGTTGGTCGAGATGAGCGTGGCGACGAAGGCAACGTAACCTCCGACGATCAGCAGGCCCTGGCTGCGGACCAGACCCCGTCCCGACCAGGCCATCCCCAGCACCAGCCCGGTGAGCGCGGCGTACCATGCCGCGACCAACAGTCCCGATGAGGCCCCGGCCAGACCGGTGACGGTGGCCGGGATCAGGAGGCCGACCACGACGTTGATCGTGTTGCTGTTGAGGGCGGTGCTGAGCAGCGCCGCGCCGCGCCCACGGGCGCCGAGGTAGATCCCGGCGGCGGCATTGGGGATGCTCGTCACAACCGCCAGCACGATCCCGCCGAGCACGATGTCGGGGACGGCCCACCGGCGGCCGAGGGACGACGCCGACCGCTCCATGGCGACGCTGGCCACCACCACGACCACCAGCAGGACGGCAGCCTCGATCGCGTCGCGTCGGGTTCCTCTCCGGGGCCGGATGGCCTGGACGAGGTCGAGCTCCTCCTCGGCCACCGCCGTCCGCAGCCAACGGCTCCACCGGCCCGGGACCAGGCGCCCCAACCGGTGGGGCCGGCCGGCAAGAGCCGAGACATACGGCACGAGCACCGGGAGCGTGAGAAGGAGGCCCGCCGCCGGCGGGAGGACCCCGCCGACAGTGCACAGGCAGGCGCCGGCGGTCCAGAGCCCGACGGCGCCGTCGAGGAGGATGACCCGACGGTGGAGCCGGGTGCTCCCGGCCATCACCGCCGAAAGACCCAGGAGCGCCGCCAGGTTGAACACGTTCGAGCCCAGGACGACACCGGCACCTACGGCGTGCTGGTGGTGGGACAGTGCCGTCAGGGCCGAGGTGATCTCCGGTGTGTCCGCCGCCAGGGCGGCCACCAGGCCGAGCAGTCCCTCGGTGAGGCCGAGCAGTTCCCCGATGCGCTCCAGCCGCGAGGCGAGAGCCCAGCTGGTCGTCAGGCTGGAGACGGCCCCGAGTCCGAACACCACCAGGGAAACGGCCACGTCGGCTCCAAATCGGCAAGGCGGACAGAAACTGCCGACCAGGCTTCCCGGCGCTCCGGAAGGGACTCTACTGCCCGACGCCCGACCCGGCGGCGGGGGGGCGGGCTGAACCTGGGCCCGGGATCGATCTCCGCCGCCTAGCGTTGCGGCGGTGTCACCCCGATGGCCGCAGCTCCCCGGGTACGACGAGTGGAGCGCCACGTGCGACACGCTCCACGCCCACACCCAGGTGCTGGGCAAGCTGGCTGTGACGCTGGCCCCGCCCGAGCCCCAGCTGCAGCACGCCGCCCTCCGCCTGACCCCCCGGGGCTGGGAGACGGCGCCGCTGCCGGCACCGGACGGCTCGGGGGCCCTG
This genomic stretch from Acidimicrobiales bacterium harbors:
- a CDS encoding mechanosensitive ion channel family protein, yielding MTIALCLVPRRTVGRVRRGDTDGVVVRVVERILVYIVVVVGCLYTLTALRVQIGPLLGALGIGGIALAFALQDTLQNLVAGVILQARRPFRRGDQVHIDKYEGIIEDVDLRNVSLVTFDGLNVFLPNKTVLENPIVNYTRTPTRRTQLDVGVAYGTDLSRAQQVLVEAALGTTGIEPSPAPTAWVREFGESSVNFVLLFWHAVDRTGVWQARSNVATTVQTALAEAGIAIPFPHQIVHLQPEGPAARPERSADNGDKARV